ctggttgctcattcagatcatatgtggactgctttgaatccattctgagcgcaaaccactggggagtgctaaaaattatttggtagatactgctgacagatatgacttttgacagccagaaatattaatgcacaattagggaggacaccccaaaagcactgaggagtgctaaaaattatttagtagatactgctgacagttatgacttttgacagccagaaatattaatgcacaattagggaggacaccccaaaagcactgaggagtgctaaaaattatttagtagatactgctgacagatatgacttttgacagccagaaatattaatgcacaattagggaggacaccccaaaagcactgaggagtgctaaaaattatttagtagatactgctgacagttatgacttttgacagccagaaatattaatgcacaattagggaggacatcccaaaagcactgaggagtgctaaaaattatttggtagatactgctgacagatatgacttttgacagccagaaatatttatgcacaattatgggggacaccccaaaagcgctggggagtgccaaatattaagaaaaaataattaacctctatcctcctctctgcactagcgattttggttagagcaattgcaagaacaatattgtattctctgtccctgctctaattagcctatgactacaccctgctctctccctctgtcaaatggcgatggattgctgtggaggcgtgtatttataaagttaaaGTATCGCGAGAagcgagccccgagatccgacgacgttcggcctcgatttggattcggaacgggcgggagagtaccgagctgctcagctcggtactcggatacccaaagttcgggtgggttcggttcttggagaaccggacccacccatctctagtatatacaTAGTGGGGACTGCAAGGGTGCCAAATTATGTACCTTCTAATGGAAGGAGCTGAGAGATTGGGGGCATTTGTTGTTGGATGTGGGATGGGTACATtcaaaaatgtttcatttaaacACAAGAGTTCTGAAAAACAGCGTGATTTATACATGTATTTGAAAATCGGTTTTCaattatacttttaatgagatGCTTTTTCCAGAAAACATACTAAATTTGCAGGCAAAATTTATGTTAATACTATCAAATCTATTACTTACTCTAAACATGAACGAGGCTCTAAGGAACAGTATTTTAAGAGACAAATTCAAAAGTTTTACATAAGGGTGTGGTCCAAAGGTGATAGTAGGCAGGATGTCCTCTTGTACTATGTATACCTATatgccactttattaggtacacctgctcatGAATACAAATATCTATTCACCCAATCATGTGATACCAACCCAATGCAtacaagcatgcagacatggtcaagaggaggttcagttgttgttcagaccaaataccagcatGGGGATGAAATGTGATCTACGTCACTTTGCCTGTGGAATAATTGTTGGTGCTGCACTGAGTGGTTTGAGTATTCCAGAAGCTGTTtctctcctgggattttcatgcacgACAGTCTCGACAGTTTAAAgagaatggagaaaaaaaaaaaaagaatccagtGATCAGCAATTCTCTGGGTAAAATCACATTGTtagtgagagaggtcagaggagaatgaccagactggttcaagctgaaaAGAAGGCGGCAGTAACTCTAATAACCATACATTACAACAggggtatgcagaagagcatctctgaacaccAAACTGGGCTCCACTCCTGTCAAGCAGAAAACTAAGGTTATAGTTGGTACAGACTCGCCAAAATTGTAGATTGGAGAAATGCTGTCTAATGAATCTCGATTCCTACTGCagcatgcagatggtagggtcagaatttggtacAACATGGCACAAGATGAATCCATGGATCTAACCTGCATTGCATCACCAGTGCAGGCTGGTGGCATTGGTGTAACAGTGTGGGGAATGGTTTCTTTACATTCATTATGCCTCATATTAGTAATTGGGCATTGTTTAAATGTCTGAGCCTGCCTGGGTTTTGTTTCTGATTATGTGCATCTCTTTGTGGTCACAGTTTattcatcttctaatggctacttccagcaggaaaaTGCGATATGTCACAAAACATACGTCATCTCAAACTGGTTGTATTACTGTGTGATGCTATTGGGTCGACATGGACAAAAATCTATAATGTATCTGGCATCTTGTTGAATCCATGACACATAGAATTAAGACTGTTTTTGAAGAGTGTTTTATTCTATAGGAAAAGCCAATGCAAGAGTCCCTGGGGTTGTGAATGGAGATAGAAGGGTGGGCTCCTTTCATGTGGCCCAGTCCGGGGGCAAAGTGGGGACCCCTCCATATCTAGAGACCTTCTCATAGTAAGGTAACGTCTTTAATTTTGCAGCATAATGAGGCTCAATTCAGAGAAAACAGCCAGGACTTGTTCTTAAAATTGCAGATCTGATTTTATCTTCCTCAAACTGCCTATAAGGATAGGAGTCTGACCAAACTGTGACACCTCTGCTCAATGAGAAGTAGAAGCCAATGTGCCATCTAGCACCTTAATCCTTGAAAACACTGCAGGTCTGATTCATCTAAACAAGCATAATGAGCGCAACATGTGTTTATAAACGCACTCAATATTGGCTCTGAGGACTGCTGTGCTctaataatgacaaaacagttaaaaacaatatagatagatagatagatagatatagggcagcacggtggctaagtgattagcacttctgccttacagcactggggtcatgagttcaattcctgaccatggtcttatctgtgtggagtttgtatgttctccccatgtttgcgtgggtttcctccaggtgctctggtttcctcccacacgccaaaaacatactggtaggttaattggctgctaacaagctGACCGTGgactgtgtgtctgtttgtgtgtgtgtatgttagggaatttagactgtgagctccaatgtggcagggactgatgtgaatgagttctctgtacagcgttgcggaattagtggcgctctataaataaatggtgatgatgatgatatatatatctatatatatataaatataataatcttaGGCTGTAAGTGTGCTTTGCATATGTAGATgcattgaacgttgctgcgtctAGTTGTATCACCccgttctgggcatgctcagagtgaATTTGCATGCGATACGCACAAAATTGGCAAAACTGTgtcatgatgaatcaggcccttgatgtttTTGGGAAGACTGACTGTGATATGTATTGAATTTAGCCATACCTACAATAAATGATCAAACAGGTGTAAACATATGGAATGTATGTGAGGTCTCAGGATTTTACTCCAAGAACAAAATCTTATCACCTGGGAACTCCACAAATGAAAACATATGGAGTTTAAGGCAACTGTCCATGTATTTACCCCAAacggttatttttttttctttttgtatttattcTTATCCAGGACATGTCTCCATGAACGAACTCCCACCATGACCCAGAGAGaggatatatatatgaaatacacagaaccaCAACATGAAACAGCTTAGACATCAGTCATGCAGTTCCTGCTGGTTGCAGTTTTGCTTGGCGTGGCAGGTAAGACTTGtaaatatactgtactatacaaGGAACAATCATTTTTAAACTAATGTAATTGCTTTGTAAAATGAATGTTCCTTTTTAGCAGTATTACATGCATATTGGAATACACTTTTATGTATCATGACTCTTTACTATAGCTGTCTTTCAGAATGGCGATAAGATTGTCTGAAGTTTCACCTGTACAAAGAACTCAGCCCCTTACCAGTTATCTCTGAGCAATAGATAGCATTTCTGTGGAGGGTCTCTTATTTACTACCTGTGGGTGGTCTCTACTGCTCACTGCTATAAATCGAAAGTTATATGATATTATAAAGAAGCATCTAATATTGTAAAAACAGGAGGTGTTTTATAGAGTTCCTATTGAATCAGACTTAATTACAGCTATATCTGAAATTCTGTTTGTTCAAAAGTGATTCCCTAAAGCCagcagtttattttttatatataataatagccACTGGAGGCACTGTTCCATTGTGTCTAAATGTAGAAAGTTAAAATTATCTCATAAAAGCTTCTTGCTAAATAAATAAGATAGATTTTCAATTTATGTATAGTTACATAATAAAGCTGACATAGGTGCATCAAGATCAACTTTTCATGGATATTAATTCCGTTAATCCAGACTTGAGCCAACTGCTCATTGgacatgattttttttcttcactttgtCCTGTAGCAATGAGAACAATTTATAATCCCTGCATGTATATTTTCTATACAGGAGCATTCTTCTGGTTGgcttccccctcctccttcaattcCTATGTCCAGGCTATGTCTTTGCCTTCTGGCTGCACAGTCACTTGGTCTTTGTAGCCACAAGAACAATTTCTATTTCCCCcttgtatattttgtatacagAAGCATTCAGGTTAGGCTGGGAGAACATAACATCGCTGTAACTGAGGGCAGCGAGCAGTTCATCAGCTCTGCCAAAGTCATCAGACATGCCAGCTACAACTCCAGAACCCTGGACAATGACATCTGGTTGATCAAGCCTCCGCCACCTCCCTCAATGCCTACGTCCAGCCTGTGTCTATGTCTTCTGTCTGCGCAGCCACCAGCACCAACTGTCTGATCTCCGGCTGGGGAAACACGTTCAGCAGTGGATGTAAGTCAATTTTACTGTTAAACTCATCAACGTGATTTTCTGAGCATCAATTTGCATTGTCTTAAGGAACAAATACACAGAAGATTCCATTTGGTCTCACCGAGTATTTCTCTTCTATCTAGCTAATTATCCAGATCTCCTGCAGTGTCTGAATGCACCAATTTTGACCGACAGATGCACCAATTGTTATACTGGAGAAATGactggaaacatgttctgtgctgGTTATGTGTATGGCAAAGATTCCTGCCAGGTAACTAATACTGGTGTTTGCATACGGTAGTTTACTTTTATATGTAGAAACAATTCTAGAATTATGAAGCATAAAGAGCCTACTAAAGTAGGAGTGATGCAATAAATAGGAGGATTGTCTTTAAACAATGAGGAATGGAATACACTTTGTTAGTAGATTTTTTTTAGACAATAGGTTAGAactaatttaatataatattgtgCCTTTCattaaagtgtaaataaaataacaacttaaTGTACTTTTTCATGCTGATGGAGAGATAAGAACGAATTGTTGAAGCTCATCCAACACATTGAGAGTCTCATGTAGTGTAAATTGTTACTGTGTACAGAAATATGTAACCTGCATATATTAATACCAAGAAGAACAATTATATCATAGCGGGTTCTGGGATGGTTAAAGTAATAATCTACTAGTTGTATTATTTCTTTTAAGTATTTGCACAGTGCCTCGAGAGAAGAACACACTTTATATACACACCCCATTACATTTCTAGTGCTACACTTACTCATTAAAACAAGAGCTGATTTGAAACAAGAAGAGTGCTTGTTATTAACGATAAGCAAAACCGTGGCACATGTTGGGCAAATTGAGTTTTCCAGCAATAACTTTCTTATCGGCACTGTCAGATGTTTAGCTCTTTCAGAAAATCTATTAAAAGGGGAAGTAAAGCCTTGTTCCTTAATCCTTGCAAACGCTTCATGTTTTTGGGAAACCTGACTGTGATATGTATTGTATTCAGCCATAAGACCTGTATATGATGAAGTAGGGGTAGATATATGGGATGTCTGGGAGGTCTTAGCTATGGAATATAGACAGATGAGCAGCTCTCGCTAAGCACATCTGCTCGTATTGAGCACTGGGCTCCTGACTCCTAAAATTGTGACTTATATACCTGAGAATGTTATTTGTAGCTAGAAGTTTTgcaaattcattatttataaatacaacCACAAGTAAAGGAATGGTAAGTTACATACAGTAGTAATTGTacaaaaaaattgtacaaaatcCTAATATTAtgtttctgtgttatttttttacgCTTACAATATAATAACCCTGGAATTGTTTATACAGGTTGACTTACAGTTGTTTTTTATAAAAGTATATTAGTCAACCAATAAgtaatctgtaaaaaaaacacaatttactcCAGAAATCTTATCAGCTGGGAACTTCACATATTTAAGCATAAGGCGTTTACGGCAATTGTTAATCATTGACAATTGCCGTAAACGCCTTAtgcttaaatatatttaaagataaATATGGAAATTGTAACAAGATGGGGTAAATACATTTACTGTTAATGCATTTACCCCATCTTGTTACAATTCCATATTTATCTTTATCCAAGACATGTGTCCTTGGACTAACTCCCACCATGCTCTAGGCAGAGGATATAAATGGAAAATACAAAGAACCACAACATGAAACAGCTTAGACATCAGTCATGAAGTTCTTGGTGGTTGCAGTTTTGCTTGGCGTGGCAGGTAAGACTTCtaaatatactgtactatacaaGGAACAATCAttcttaaaataatgtaattgtttTGTACAATGAATTTTTCTTTTTAGCAGTATTACATGCCTAttggaatacatttttattttatgtacagctgCATTTGAGGATGACGATAAGATTGTCGGAGGTTACCCCTGTCCAAGGTTGGCATGCACTTACCAGGCAGCTCTGAACTCAGGATACCTTTTCTGTGGAGGGTCTCTGATTAACACCCTGTGGGTGATCTCTGCTGCTCACTGCTACAAGACGTAAGTAACAGGGATATTATGAAAGGAgcattaaatattataaaaacagaATGTGTATTATAGGGTTCATGTTAAATCAGACTTAATTACAGCTATATCTGAAAAATGATTTGTTCAAAAGTAATTCCCTTGTAACACCAGtagtttattttatacataacaaTAGCCACTAGAGGCAACGCTCCATTATGTCTAATTACAGACAGATATAATTCTCTTCTACTAGCTTCTTGCTACATAAATAAGATAGTTACATAGTAAGATGACATTGGtgcatcaagttcaacctttcataGACACTAATTCTGTTACTCCAGACTTGAGCCAACTGCTCATTGTACATGATTTTTTTCTTCCCTTGGTCCTGTTGCCACAAGAACAATTTCTATTCTCCCCTTGTGTATTTTCTGTACAGGAGCATTCAGGTTGTGCTGGGAGAGTATGACCTCAGCAAATCAGAAGGCACCGAGCAGTTCATCAACTCTGCCAACATCATCAGACACCCCAGCTACAACTCCAGAACCCTGGACAATGACATCATGTTGATCAAGCTGGTCTCTTCAGCCACCCTCAATACCTACGTCCAGCCTGTGTCTCTGCCCTCTGCCTGCGCTGCCGCCGGCACCATGTGCTTGGTCTCTGGCTGGGGAAACACACTCAGCAGCGGAAGTAagtgcattttatatttaaaagcatCAACGTGATTTTCTGAGCATCAGTTTGCATTGTCTTAAGGAACAGATACACATTTGGTCTCACCTCTAGTGTTTCCTCCTCTATTTAGCTAATTATCCaaatatcctgcagtgtctggacGTACCAATTTTGACTCAAAGCCAGTGCTCCACTTGCTACCCTGGAGAAATTACTGCAAACATGTACTGTGCTGGTTATCTGGAGGGTGGCAAAGATTCCTGCCAGGTAACTCATACTGGTGTTTGCATACTGTAGATCATTTTTATATGTAGAAACTTTGATGCAGAAACGGCAAACTAAAGTAGGAGtgatttaattgtaaaataaCTAGGGggattcatcataatcatcatcatcatttatttatttatatagcactaccaaTTCTGCtgctctttacagagaatatttggcatttacatcagtccctgcccattgtagcttacagtctaatttccttaacacacacacacaaatactagggttcattttgccggcagccaattaacatattcATAGCTTGCGATTGTTATGTGCGATCTTTTTCCTATTGACACCGGatttcagctagtaaaatatggattaatatgagacccaacttcacacatttctgtggacctgaacAATAGTTACCTTTACTGTAGgaatatctatgtataaataatctctaatacatttaccAATAAaagaatgtggattggaactttaataaatgtgtactatttacaaaatgtaagtgtgtgttgtttaccCGTGTGATTGCGttattacacgtggcgtactaatcgcaatcgcacagtaaactattacaatttaatttagaacgacttcatccaattattcaacttccaaATATATTACTAACAGACTATGACTCTAGCACAGGTTTTGGCAGAAGCTGCGAGAACCTACTGATACCTGTAATTCCACAACAGTTAAACCTAATTCTTTCAAAGTTTTTCACCTTTAATTTGACCAATGTCTTTTTCCTCAGGGTGACTCTGGTGGTCCCTTAGTCTGTAAGGGAGAACTTCAGGGTATTGTCTCCTGGGGATACGGCTGTGCTCTAAAGAACTACCCCGGTGTCTACACCAAGGTCTGCATCTTCGTCTCCTGGATTAATAGCACTATTGCTACTAATTAAATCCTTTATCCAGAACTATCTTTTTGGCTGTTACGGGTGTATCCCTGTTCCACTCTAAGAGTGATACATATATAATCAGCATATTTTCTGGATCTTTTTCATCAGAAATAAATTGGTTATCCTCTGCTACATAGTTGTGCCTGGCTTACTCCTAATAAGAAATGTTGGGTAAATGCTGCAATATCACAGCTGATATCAAGCAATTGAGACAGCATCAcagtatacataatatataatagcaACAACCATAACTTCCAATTCCGATCATTAGAAATGTATGTGACCTATCGGCAATGTAATCAAACAGTGACCCTATCGGCATGTGGGGATTCTTATCCTCCGAGCAAACACAATGGGCCCCAGTATTGTTGTGCATGaccaaaataaacattaaaaccaTGTGTCAAACAGGAAGTGGCTGAATTTATTGTCTTAATAATAATGAGGATGAAGACCTTATATCATGTATATTGGTCTGCCAGATCCTATACACAAtgttagcatcatcatcatcatcatcatttatttatatagcgtcactgattccgcagcgctgtacagagaactcattcacatcatgcACATATGAGGCACTTAAAGAGACAGGAACCCCAGCTGTGTTGCAATATACGTGGTCGAGAGACTGGACAGCAGTTGGGGCGTACTTGGTTGGATGTTGTCTCTGGGTAGGATGTGAGCCAAAAGCCTTAATAACAATTGTATATATACACCAAGTGTTTCCTTATCCTGTAATCTGGTGCTACTAAGaggatataaaaatgtgtaaatattcTCCGATTTGGCATGGTTGGGGGTAAGGGCAAGCTCCATGTGGAACAAAACCATGATAAGGGGAATACTGGGTGGAACAGATGAGGCCAAATTCCTCTAGCAAAACATGAAAATCCGCAGTGAAATGCAGAATGATGTCAATATTCCTTGGACCAAATCTTAACAATTCACCTCATCACTTATACCAAGGGTAATAAACATGTGTACTGACACAATCATTTGGTGGTTTCTGTACATGACATGTAGGCTGTTATAAATTGATTAGTGAAAAAGAAATACtaaaataaccaaaaaaaaatactaattctaattatttattggatgaataataaaaaagaagTATTGCATACAAAATCCAAATCTTACTGTTACTTAATGTTTTCATAGGTATTTTACTAAGCTTTTCCAACTTCTTTTAAGTAATTTCTGCTTTCAGATTTACGACACTTTGATCCTGGTATAGTGACATATACATATGGTTGGAAACCATTTCTTAATTATTGAGATGTTTTGTGACCTATCTGAGTTTACGATACATTGCAATAAAAGAACTAGCTGCGAATATTGTTTTACAAACAATAATCATGACAAGCATTAGAGGCAGCATGAAGGAGGATGATCTATAGATGCTTTTCCCAAGTGGAATTCATACATACTCCCTTTAAACATATAAATGATGTAGATAATAATATAATGGGCTTCACCTATCTCCAATCAGCAAGG
The nucleotide sequence above comes from Mixophyes fleayi isolate aMixFle1 chromosome 6, aMixFle1.hap1, whole genome shotgun sequence. Encoded proteins:
- the LOC142160774 gene encoding trypsin-like, with amino-acid sequence MKFLVVAVLLGVAAAFEDDDKIVGGYPCPRLACTYQAALNSGYLFCGGSLINTLWVISAAHCYKTSIQVVLGEYDLSKSEGTEQFINSANIIRHPSYNSRTLDNDIMLIKLVSSATLNTYVQPVSLPSACAAAGTMCLVSGWGNTLSSGTNYPNILQCLDVPILTQSQCSTCYPGEITANMYCAGYLEGGKDSCQGDSGGPLVCKGELQGIVSWGYGCALKNYPGVYTKVCIFVSWINSTIATN